In Amphiprion ocellaris isolate individual 3 ecotype Okinawa chromosome 3, ASM2253959v1, whole genome shotgun sequence, one genomic interval encodes:
- the LOC111587619 gene encoding UDP-glucuronosyltransferase 2C1-like has product MKMSNLSWFAIILLLNQLSSASGGKILVFPLDGSHWVNMKVLIEELHAKGHQVTVVRTSDSWYISETSPVYTSVTIPYPGGFEDHFDVSLPQQLEIRLQSNPQSFWSRFWAQHQIDNMVIDQFFNFHKAASELIIQMFEDKNLMQSLHAAKYDVVLTDPGIGGGAMLARWLQIPLVNNVRWTIQGEAHFLLAPSPLAYIPFTATELTDKMTFLQRVKNFLSYNAGMYTLSMITEPNYKPIVKRYFGPDVDYSTFFLDADIWLMRNDFIFEFPRPTMPNIVYMGGFQCKPPKSLSDDLEKFVQSSGDHGVVIMTLGTLVGKLPQVVSEEIAAAFAQLPQKVIWRYMGQRPSNLGNNTLLVSWLPQNDLLGHPKTRVFVTHGGTNGVQEAIYHGVPVVGLPLFFDQPDNLSRVRAKGAAVIVDIAMLNRHIFAEALMAVLYNSTYREKMQMLSRLHRDQPMKPLDQAVFWIEYVMRHKGAPHLRSQSYKMSWFVYNSLDVIAVLLTAVLLATFICVSVLRFLWRIIFRREKVKHE; this is encoded by the coding sequence ATGAAGATGTCCAATTTGTCTTGGTTTGCCATTATTTTACTCTTGAATCAGCTATCCTCTGCATCTGGGGGCAAAATTCTGGTGTTCCCCCTCGATGGAAGCCATTGGGTGAACATGAAAGTACTCATAGAGGAACTGCATGCCAAAGGCCACCAGGTCACTGTGGTTCGGACGTCCGATAGCTGGTACATCAGTGAGACGTCTCCCGTCTACACTTCTGTAACTATTCCCTATCCTGGAGGATTTGAGGACCACTTTGACGTGTCTttgcctcaacagttggagatcCGGCTTCAGAGTAACCCTCAGTCTTTTTGGTCTCGCTTCTGGGCTCAGCATCAGATAGATAATATGGTTATAGATCAGTTCTTTAACTTTCATAAGGCAGCGAGTGAACTAATTATTCAGATGTTTGAAGATAAGAATCTGATGCAATCTCTCCATGCTGCCAAATATGATGTGGTTTTGACTGACCCTGGTATCGGCGGAGGGGCCATGCTGGCACGTTGGCTCCAAATTCCACTTGTTAACAACGTCAGATGGACCATTCAAGGTGAAGCTCACTTCCTCTTGGCTCCCTCACCGCTGGCATACATTCCTTTTACTGCAACAGAGCTGACTGATAAGATGACTTTCCTTCAAAGGGTAAAGAATTTTTTGAGTTATAATGCTGGGATGTACACACTATCAATGATCACAGAACCTAATTACAAACCAATAGTTAAACGATACTTTGGCCCTGATGTGGACTACTCAACTTTTTTCCTGGATGCTGATATATGGCTCATgagaaatgattttatttttgaatttccACGTCCAACAATGCCAAATATAGTCTACATGGGTGGATTTCAGTGCAAGCCCCCAAAGTCGCTCTCTGATGACCTGGAGAAGTTTGTCCAGAGTTCTGGAGATCATGGGGTTGTTATAATGACTCTAGGAACTTTAGTTGGGAAACTTCCTCAAGTTGTCTCTGAAGAAATTGCCGCAGCCTTTGCTCAGCTGCCTCAAAAGGTTATTTGGAGGTATATGGGACAAAGGCCAAGCAACCTGGGCAACAACACATTACTGGTCAGCTGGCTGCCACAGAACGACCTCTTAGGACATCCCAAAACTAGAGTGTTCGTGACCCACGGAGGCACCAATGGAGTTCAGGAAGCAATTTACCACGGGGTTCCAGTAGTTGGACTTCCCTTGTTCTTCGATCAGCCTGACAATCTCTCCAGAGTCAGAGCAAAGGGAGCAGCTGTGATTGTGGACATTGCCATGCTCAACAGACACATCTTTGCAGAGGCACTGATGGCGGTTCTTTACAATTCGACTTACAGGGAAAAAATGCAGATGCTCTCAAGGCTGCACCGAGATCAGCCCATGAAGCCTCTGGATCAGGCAGTGTTTTGGATAGAGTATGTTATGAGGCACAAAGGAGCCCCTCATCTACGGTCTCAATCCTACAAAATGTCCTGGTTTGTTTACAACTCTCTTGATGTCATCGCAGTCTTGCTGACTGCTGTTTTGCTTGCGACGTTCATCTGCGTTTCAGTTCTCAGATTCCTCTGGAGAATTATATTTAGGAGGGAAAAAGTTAAACATGAATGa